TCTGTTTCTACCCTTGCTGCTATAATGAAAATACAGCCCAATGAATTGGAGAATCGGTTAATAACGAGACATCAAATGCGGGGGCTGACGCAAGGATACCTTGAACAGTATTTGCACGACCTGGGCAATAGGGAAGAATGGGAGACCTTCATGGATGTACTAGCCCTCACTGTGTTTGGCATTGTCCTGTTTCCCAAACTGGAAGACTTTGCAGATTACACTGCTATTGATGTCTTCGTGGCAAAAAAGACAAGATCAGAAAACCCTGTAACAGCAGTCCTCGCAGATGTGTATGGGACTATGAGTTTTTGCCATGagagaaaagggaagaagaTTCTTTGTTGTTTGCCGGCGTTATATGCATGGATGACGGCACGAGTATTTAAGGGGGTAATCGATGTTAGGAGCTCATCTGAGAATCTATCGCATCAAGGAGGTAATGGGTGGGCTCTTTTCTTTGCCGGTTTGAGAGAAGGAAACGTAAAGTGGCGCCTTCCTTGGCTCGAGACTAAACCATCTATCCAACATTGTGGCAACTTCCCTAACATACCTCTCATAGGCACTAGGTATTGTATCAACTACAACCCCGTTTTGGTCCAGAGACAGTTCGGATATCCTATGAAGGGAGCGCCTTCACCAGATTATCTCACAGCCTTCTTCGTCTACTATGAGGACGGACATTGTACTGAAATGTTGAGGAGGGTCAGAAGTGCCTGGGAAAATGTGGTGCGAGCAGAGAAGGACCTGAGGATTGGAGTGATGGATAGCAGGGTTAGTTATCATACCTGGATTCTGGAGAGGGTAAGAGAAGTCAAGTTGCCTTTCAAGCCCATCAATGATCAACCGGCGAGTGAAGGAACATCCCAAGCCCCAGAAAGTGAAGAGGTGAAACAGCTGAAGGCTGAGGTGGAGAAATTGAGGGTGAGGAATGCTAGGTTGGAAAATGAATTACAGAAGGCTCGCAATGATTTTGTGGATATGAGGAATGATAACGAAGAAAAGTCACGGGCTTATGAAAACATTGTCAAGAGCCAGAAGGCAGAGAGAGATTATACATTCTGAGTAAAACAGGATCTTGCGGCCGCAAGTAAGGAGCTATCCATGAGGGTGAATGAGAAGAATGTGGCTTCAGAAGAGGGCAGACAGTGGAAGCAACTCTATGAAGAAGC
This sequence is a window from Vigna angularis cultivar LongXiaoDou No.4 chromosome 2, ASM1680809v1, whole genome shotgun sequence. Protein-coding genes within it:
- the LOC128195253 gene encoding uncharacterized protein LOC128195253, with protein sequence MEVGRAAGAGSSNAVAAVRFRALAVAGGVKTGGSRRSCGEITGILLTSHEMDAGTRSDATLHTNSAILRKKSSLRTHVGNLTGLINLGQRLKTIQREAFGRKYGNLLSLMEVKVQLPAITALAQYYDPPLRCFTFQDFQLAPTVEEFEHILGLPLEGTKPYQHLEHHASVSTLAAIMKIQPNELENRLITRHQMRGLTQGYLEQYLHDLGNREEWETFMDVLALTVFGIVLFPKLEDFADYTAIDVFVAKKTRSENPVTAVLADVYGTMSFCHERKGKKILCCLPALYAWMTARVFKGVIDVRSSSENLSHQGGNGWALFFAGLREGNVKWRLPWLETKPSIQHCGNFPNIPLIGTRYCINYNPVLVQRQFGYPMKGAPSPDYLTAFFVYYEDGHCTEMLRRVRSAWENVVRAEKDLRIGVMDSRVSYHTWILERVREVKLPFKPINDQPASEGTSQAPESEEVKQLKAEVEKLRVRNARLENELQKARNDFVDMRNDNEEKSRAYENIVKSQKAERDYTF